From Heteronotia binoei isolate CCM8104 ecotype False Entrance Well chromosome 17, APGP_CSIRO_Hbin_v1, whole genome shotgun sequence, one genomic window encodes:
- the LOC132585787 gene encoding free fatty acid receptor 3-like codes for MEALDVISLVVYGATILLGLPSNALALYIFYCQAKTRLTPNLIYMINLCVSDLVFVLFLPLKMLELGKMERPMPSFLCPLYNLIHFGTIYTSTCFLTVVGVGRYLAAAYPIHYQVYKKACYSCLISLGIWCLVGSHGLLIFALETSRDVNSTLFAGKDTSCFSNFSEDQLALLAPVRLELSVVLFFLPLAITSFCYVGCIRVLVGSHLHKRKKRRAVRVAVATHMVFILCFGPYNISHVVCFIKRENIWWRNVAVIPSACSAFLDPLIFYFLSSAMDDGITQVWLSLRQKYSSIRQGLGKITLAHGKARSQQPPSGVA; via the coding sequence ATGGAAGCCTTGGATGTCATCTCTTTGGTTGTCTACGGGGCTACCATATTGCTGGGGCTGCCTTCCAATGCCTTGGCCCTCTACATCTTCTACTGCCAAGCCAAGACTCGCTTGACACCCAACCTCATCTACATGATTAATCTCTGCGTCTCCGACCTGGTCTTCGTTCTCTTCTTGCCACTCAAGATGCTGGAGCTGGGGAAGATGGAGCGGCCCATGCCGAGCTTCCTCTGTCCTCTTTACAACCTCATCCACTTCGGCACCATCTATACCAGCACCTGCTTCCTGACCGTTGTCGGCGTAGGTCGTTACCTGGCTGCTGCTTATCCTATCCACTATCAGGTTTACAAGAAAGCTTGTTACTCGTGCTTGATCTCGCTGGGCATATGGTGCCTGGTTGGATCTCATGGGCTTCTCATCTTTGCCCTTGAGACCTCCAGAGACGTCAACTCCACCCTGTTTGCAGGCAAGGACACCTCTTGCTTCAGCAACTTCAGTGAAGACCAGCTGGCTTTGTTGGCCCCTGTGCGGCTGGAGCTGTCCGTGGTTCTTTTTTTCCTGCCCTTAGCCATCACCTCTTTCTGCTACGTTGGCTGCATCCGGGTCTTGGTTGGGTCACACCTTCACAAACGGAAGAAGCGGCGAGCGGTGAGGGTAGCAGTGGCCACTCACATGGTCTTCATCCTCTGTTTTGGCCCTTACAACATATCCCACGTAGTGTGCTTCATCAAAAGGGAAAACATTTGGTGGCGCAATGTGGCCGTGATCCCCAGCGCATGCAGTGCTTTCCTGGACCCTCTCATCTTCTATTTCCTCTCTTCTGCCATGGATGATGGGATCACTCAAGTGTGGCTTTCCTTGAGACAGAAATACAGCTCCatcaggcagggtttggggaagatcACCTTAGCCCATGGAAAAGCAAGGAGTCAACAGCCGCCCTCTGGTGTTGCCTGA
- the LOC132585788 gene encoding LOW QUALITY PROTEIN: free fatty acid receptor 2-like (The sequence of the model RefSeq protein was modified relative to this genomic sequence to represent the inferred CDS: inserted 1 base in 1 codon) → MASETAVLAVFIFTFLIGVPSNLLAFYMFLVKLCCKPTLIDLLLFNLTLSDILLLLFLPFKMVEVSSHMIWPLPXLFCPLTSCCFYGSMYLSILSLTSISMERYLGVAYPIEYKLHRRPIYALVVIIVLWLLSFFHCSIIYIFRHGGSNESLPYLANSSHCYENFSPEQLHVIFSLRLELCLIFFCLPFIITLFCYVNIIRILNSLSNVQDAKKRRAVGLAVATLLNFTICFAPYNISHIVGFIQKQSPSWRVEGFLLSTLNTSVDPFIFFSSKAIRQTLRDCWGSLCHELQALVPALNILQMMMEEQTPVDSLRHISRVDTRELTPRKKSS, encoded by the exons ATGGCCTCAGAGACTGCTGTCCTGGCCGTCTTCATCTTTACCTTCTTGATCGGTGTCCCATCCAACCTCCTGGCCTTCTACATGTTCCTGGTGAAACTGTGCTGCAAGCCAACCCTCATAGACCTCCTCTTGTTCAACTTGACCCTTTCCGATATTCTCCTTCTGCTTTTTCTGCCcttcaagatggtggaggtctcttcccacatgatttggcctctcc ccctcttctGCCCTCTCACCAGCTGCTGCTTCTATGGGAGCATGTACCTCAGCATCCTTTCCCTCACGTCAATCAGCATGGAACGCTACCTGGGTGTTGCATATCCCATCGAATACAAGTTGCATCGCAGGCCTATCTATGCTCTAGTGGTCATCATTGTGCTCTGGTTGTTGAGTTTCTTCCACTGCAGCATCATCTACATTTTCAGGCATGGAGGCTCCAACGAGAGCCTTCCGTACCTAGCTAATAGCTCCCATTGCTATGAAAATTTCTCCCCTGAGCAGCTCCATGTTATCTTCTCTCTCCGTCTGGAACTGTGCCTCATCTTTTTCTGCCTCCCTTTCATCATCACCCTCTTCTGCTATGTGAACATTATCCGCATCCTGAATTCCCTTTCCAATGTCCAGGATGCCAAGAAGCGACGGGCCGTGGGCCTGGCTGTGGCAACATTGCTCAATTTCACCATCTGTTTTGCTCCATACAACATTTCCCACATTGTGGGCTTCATCCAGAAACAGAGTCCATCGTGGAGAGTGGAAGGTTTCCTCCTCAGCACCCTCAATACCTCTGTGGAtcccttcatcttcttctcttccaaGGCCATCCGACAGACCTTAAGGGACTGCTGGGGCAGCCTGTGCCACGAGCTTCAGGCTTTGGTCCCTGCTTTAAACATCCTACAGATGATGATGGAGGAGCAGACACCAGTTGATTCTCTACGTCACATCTCCAGAGTGGACACAAGGGAGCTGACGCCCAGAAAGAAGTCGTCTTAG